Proteins encoded within one genomic window of Halobacteroides halobius DSM 5150:
- a CDS encoding superoxide dismutase family protein, with protein sequence MNLLKRLFLGLSKVACAKVIGGPLAPKIEGRVYFREVSKGTIVTVRISGLPSYQPGEGGKDPIGPHGFHVHERGNCEVGDPEDPFQAAGGHYNPHGEPHGNHAGDLPNLFSNNGVARMQVFTNEFQPEDIIGRAVIIHQNPDDFRTQPAGDAGKRLACGIIKWC encoded by the coding sequence ATGAATTTATTGAAAAGATTATTTCTAGGATTAAGTAAAGTAGCATGTGCTAAAGTCATAGGAGGACCACTAGCACCTAAGATAGAGGGAAGAGTTTATTTTAGAGAAGTTTCTAAAGGAACTATTGTTACAGTTAGGATATCGGGGCTACCTTCTTATCAGCCAGGAGAAGGAGGTAAAGATCCTATTGGGCCGCATGGTTTTCATGTTCATGAGCGTGGTAATTGTGAAGTTGGTGATCCAGAAGATCCTTTTCAGGCTGCTGGAGGACATTATAATCCTCATGGTGAGCCACATGGTAATCATGCAGGTGATCTACCTAATTTATTCTCTAATAATGGAGTAGCTAGAATGCAGGTTTTTACTAATGAATTTCAACCAGAGGACATAATTGGCAGAGCAGTAATTATTCATCAAAATCCAGATGATTTTAGGACTCAACCTGCTGGAGATGCAGGTAAGAGACTAGCTTGTGGGATTATAAAGTGGTGTTAG
- a CDS encoding RDD family protein has product MVVFLTNILYFLIMESSPLRGTIGKNIFNLMVVDINDNRLSFWHAFIRNISKLITGVIFDLGYLMIVFTSKGQALHNVIAGCMVTRNSVTNDKS; this is encoded by the coding sequence ATAGTTGTATTTCTTACAAACATTCTTTATTTCCTTATAATGGAGAGTAGCCCTTTAAGGGGAACGATTGGTAAGAATATATTTAATTTAATGGTTGTAGATATTAATGATAATAGATTATCTTTTTGGCATGCGTTTATACGTAATATTTCTAAACTCATCACTGGAGTAATATTTGATTTAGGTTATTTAATGATTGTTTTTACTTCTAAAGGACAAGCTCTTCATAATGTAATAGCTGGATGCATGGTTACTAGAAATTCAGTAACTAATGACAAATCATAA
- the ltrA gene encoding group II intron reverse transcriptase/maturase, whose amino-acid sequence MTALRKEQVENPKKQKLRNNEYYNTQDIQDMLYRYSKKGYDFKNLMHHIKSKDNILLAYRNIKKNTGSKTRGTNNKTIKDLEELTTQKLVDYVRNRLEYYIPQSVRRVYIPKPDGRKRPLGIPTIEDRLIQQCIKQVLEPICEAKFHNHSYGFRPNRSTKHAIARTMRLINQSKLHYVVDVDIKGFFDNVDHAKLKKQMWSMGIKDKKLISIIGNMLRAEIEGEGIPDKGTPQGGIISPLLSNIVLNELDWWVSNQWETFETDFKYNQKSNKYQALKKRSNLKEVYIVRYADDFKIMCRDYEIASKIKVATIQWLKERLNLDVSKKKTKITNLKRSYTKFLGIKLKVVEKGNKYVCKSRIANGVKKKLADKLKRQINNIKQETTPQQVSKLNSMILGMHNYYSMATHVNIDFSEIAFLVNRTLENRLSPNRKGTESKAFKKLYGSYNYKPYCVTGIKIFPIAGVTTSPPMNFSQDICDYTPKGREKIHKKLKSVSPVVQRYLVENPVQGQSVEYNDNRIARYSGQNGCCFVTGKPLTIGNIECHHKKPRSMGGKDTYRNLCLVTKNVHKLIHSTKSETIKRYYDKVKGYFDEEILSKLNKFRTKAGNDCIELS is encoded by the coding sequence ATGACTGCGTTAAGGAAGGAACAAGTTGAGAATCCTAAGAAACAAAAATTAAGAAATAATGAGTATTACAATACCCAAGATATTCAAGATATGCTATATAGGTATAGCAAAAAAGGTTATGATTTTAAGAATCTAATGCACCATATAAAGTCAAAGGATAATATCCTACTGGCTTACCGTAACATCAAGAAAAATACTGGTAGTAAGACTAGAGGTACTAATAATAAGACTATTAAGGATTTGGAAGAACTAACCACACAGAAACTTGTAGACTATGTAAGAAATAGACTTGAGTATTACATCCCACAATCTGTAAGGAGAGTTTATATTCCAAAGCCAGACGGTAGGAAAAGACCGCTAGGAATACCCACAATCGAAGATAGATTAATACAACAATGTATTAAACAGGTTTTAGAACCTATTTGTGAGGCAAAGTTTCATAATCACTCATACGGTTTCAGACCTAACAGGTCAACCAAACATGCCATTGCTAGAACAATGCGTTTAATAAACCAAAGCAAGTTACATTATGTAGTAGATGTTGATATAAAAGGGTTTTTCGATAATGTTGACCACGCCAAACTAAAGAAACAAATGTGGTCTATGGGTATAAAAGATAAAAAGTTAATCTCTATAATAGGTAATATGCTCAGAGCAGAAATTGAAGGTGAAGGCATCCCAGATAAAGGCACACCACAAGGTGGAATTATCTCACCTTTACTGTCTAATATAGTATTAAACGAATTAGACTGGTGGGTATCAAATCAATGGGAGACATTTGAGACTGACTTCAAATACAACCAAAAATCTAATAAGTATCAAGCATTGAAGAAAAGGTCAAACCTTAAGGAAGTATACATTGTAAGGTATGCCGATGATTTCAAGATAATGTGTAGAGATTATGAAATTGCTAGTAAGATTAAAGTAGCCACTATTCAATGGCTAAAAGAAAGATTAAACCTTGATGTGAGTAAAAAGAAAACTAAAATCACCAACCTTAAGAGAAGTTACACAAAATTTTTGGGTATTAAATTGAAAGTTGTTGAAAAAGGCAATAAATATGTATGCAAATCTAGAATAGCCAATGGAGTTAAAAAGAAACTTGCTGATAAACTCAAGCGTCAGATTAATAATATAAAACAAGAAACAACACCACAACAAGTGTCTAAGTTAAATTCAATGATACTTGGTATGCACAATTACTACTCTATGGCTACACACGTGAATATTGATTTTTCAGAGATTGCCTTTTTAGTCAATAGAACCTTAGAGAATCGTCTTAGTCCGAATAGAAAGGGAACTGAGTCAAAAGCTTTCAAGAAACTCTATGGAAGTTATAACTATAAACCTTATTGTGTGACAGGTATCAAAATATTCCCAATAGCAGGTGTAACCACAAGTCCTCCAATGAATTTTAGTCAGGACATATGTGATTATACACCAAAAGGTAGAGAAAAGATACACAAGAAACTAAAAAGTGTATCACCAGTTGTACAAAGATATTTGGTTGAAAACCCTGTACAGGGTCAGTCAGTTGAGTATAATGACAATCGAATTGCTAGATATTCAGGGCAGAATGGTTGTTGCTTTGTAACTGGTAAACCTCTGACAATAGGTAATATTGAGTGTCATCACAAAAAGCCACGCAGTATGGGTGGTAAGGACACATACAGAAATTTATGTTTAGTAACAAAAAATGTCCACAAATTGATACACTCAACTAAATCTGAAACAATTAAACGTTATTATGATAAGGTGAAAGGTTACTTTGATGAAGAAATCCTAAGTAAGCTCAATAAATTCCGAACTAAGGCAGGAAATGATTGTATCGAACTATCTTAA
- the trmL gene encoding tRNA (uridine(34)/cytosine(34)/5-carboxymethylaminomethyluridine(34)-2'-O)-methyltransferase TrmL, with translation MIVNIVLYQPEIPPNTGNIARTCACTGASLHLIRPLGFSTDEKAVRRAGLDYWDKLDIHYYDSLKELFEKYPEHNFYFSTNFADNHHTEVSYQVDDFLVFGKETAGLPDYILEEYPQQCIRIPMRDNIRSLNLSNSVSIVLYEALRQVDFPELI, from the coding sequence TTGATAGTGAATATTGTATTATATCAACCAGAAATTCCTCCAAATACTGGAAATATAGCCCGGACTTGTGCTTGTACTGGAGCTAGTTTACATTTGATTAGACCGTTAGGTTTTTCAACTGACGAGAAAGCTGTTAGGAGAGCTGGGCTAGATTATTGGGATAAATTAGATATTCATTATTATGATAGTCTTAAAGAATTATTTGAAAAATATCCAGAGCATAATTTTTATTTCTCTACTAATTTTGCTGATAATCATCATACAGAAGTTAGTTATCAAGTTGATGACTTTTTAGTCTTCGGGAAAGAAACAGCAGGGTTGCCAGATTATATTTTAGAGGAATATCCTCAACAGTGTATTAGAATACCAATGAGGGATAATATTAGATCGCTTAATTTATCTAATTCAGTAAGTATCGTTTTATATGAAGCTTTGCGACAGGTTGATTTTCCAGAACTAATTTAG
- a CDS encoding DUF362 domain-containing protein, translating into MLRERRIKDSNVVVGEGLEGEVIQWSLDQLSINQTIGNQDQVTIIPNWVNNNAPETGTVVGPESLRQLIQYIKALSPAKIVVAAGSGGTETTKVFQQTGYQKIIKEEGVEFIDLNYGPYKEFEIDHPIIKKIKLNQLLTETDFMISYTQIKHHEEATVSLGIKNIALSWPPAEIHGFPKAGLGIHEYLHQFITEMGKLIPIDLTILSGDQGMVGTGPSNGKPVNADLVVTGTDPVATDVVGARLLGFRQQAIQYLHTLIREQVGEGELNNMNLLGMPLNQAEKKFSKAAYDYQIVVDKKKLKPLHLRSRTK; encoded by the coding sequence ATGTTACGAGAAAGAAGGATTAAGGATTCAAATGTAGTAGTAGGGGAAGGATTAGAAGGAGAGGTAATCCAATGGTCACTAGATCAGTTATCTATTAATCAAACAATAGGAAATCAAGATCAAGTTACGATTATACCTAACTGGGTAAATAATAATGCTCCAGAGACAGGTACAGTAGTTGGCCCAGAATCTTTACGCCAGTTAATTCAGTATATTAAAGCTTTATCCCCAGCTAAGATTGTAGTTGCAGCAGGATCCGGAGGTACAGAGACTACAAAAGTATTTCAACAGACTGGATACCAAAAAATTATTAAGGAAGAAGGAGTTGAATTCATTGATTTAAATTATGGGCCCTATAAAGAGTTTGAAATTGATCATCCTATTATAAAGAAAATAAAGCTTAATCAATTATTAACTGAGACTGACTTTATGATTTCATATACTCAAATTAAACATCATGAAGAAGCAACTGTTTCTTTAGGAATTAAGAATATAGCTCTCTCTTGGCCCCCAGCAGAAATTCATGGTTTTCCTAAGGCTGGTCTAGGAATTCATGAGTATTTACATCAATTCATTACAGAAATGGGTAAACTGATTCCCATTGATTTAACTATTTTAAGTGGAGATCAAGGTATGGTAGGTACTGGGCCATCAAATGGGAAGCCAGTTAATGCAGATTTAGTAGTAACAGGGACTGACCCAGTAGCAACTGATGTGGTAGGGGCTAGGTTATTAGGATTTAGACAGCAAGCAATTCAGTATTTGCATACTTTAATTAGAGAGCAAGTTGGAGAAGGAGAATTAAATAATATGAATTTGCTGGGGATGCCACTTAATCAAGCTGAAAAGAAATTTAGTAAAGCTGCTTATGATTATCAGATAGTAGTAGATAAAAAGAAATTAAAGCCATTACATTTAAGAAGTAGAACAAAATAA
- a CDS encoding DUF523 domain-containing protein, with protein MILVSACLLGQNCKYNGGNNNNPKLQKLFKQEEIIPVCPEKLGGLAIPRPPAEIKGGRGEDVLRGQAKVVNKLGADITQEFIKGAQKTLKIAKQNDCKLAILKARSPSCGSQKIYDGSFVGEKKKGQGITAALLAQEGIKIINEEELNKLEE; from the coding sequence ATGATTTTAGTGAGTGCATGTTTATTAGGTCAAAATTGTAAGTATAATGGTGGCAATAATAATAACCCTAAATTACAGAAGTTATTTAAACAAGAAGAAATAATTCCTGTTTGTCCAGAGAAGCTAGGAGGGTTAGCTATTCCTAGGCCTCCAGCTGAAATTAAAGGTGGCAGAGGAGAAGATGTATTAAGAGGTCAAGCTAAGGTAGTTAATAAATTAGGAGCAGATATTACACAAGAATTTATTAAAGGAGCCCAGAAAACACTAAAGATAGCTAAGCAAAATGATTGTAAATTAGCTATTTTAAAAGCTAGGAGTCCCTCTTGTGGTAGTCAAAAAATTTATGATGGTAGTTTTGTAGGTGAGAAGAAGAAAGGACAAGGTATTACAGCTGCTTTATTGGCCCAAGAAGGAATTAAAATAATTAATGAAGAAGAATTAAATAAACTAGAGGAGTGA
- a CDS encoding deoxyguanosinetriphosphate triphosphohydrolase family protein: MESKIRLQEKVKHYKEELNNEALAERFHGPMDRRARNPFQRDYARILYSSSFRRLQGKRQLLGVRDDKFFRNRLTHSLEVAQISRAIAERLGYKKEEIYVVESCALAHDIGISPFGHYGEEILNELSQGIGGFEGNAQNLRVLMNLEKKRPDEKGLNLTYRTLLGVVKYFKKYDGQTKKFIYDQNYDQLKEILTKYDLTQRTLDVQIMDLADEIAYAAHDLEDTLSMKLFNIDEVLYEFQIKYGRESIAYQKLTKAVKQAREVAKQGEIYNSSEEYNFLFNKELTSNLVNELICDLDLVKVNKKHKQKTGTEHKYELGFKKLANLAQGLKDITFECINRTDLIKKYEKLGEKVIRGLYKVFSDQDFNADSRFLPVEFRAKDVKKRKRLIIDYIAGMMDKYAISTYEKFYGAGSLDGIYE, encoded by the coding sequence ATGGAATCTAAGATAAGATTACAAGAAAAAGTAAAGCATTATAAAGAAGAACTAAATAATGAAGCTTTAGCAGAGAGATTTCACGGGCCAATGGATCGTAGAGCAAGAAATCCATTTCAAAGAGATTATGCCCGGATATTATATTCTTCATCCTTTAGAAGATTACAAGGTAAGAGGCAATTATTAGGGGTTCGAGATGATAAGTTTTTTAGAAATAGGTTAACTCATAGTCTAGAGGTTGCTCAGATTTCAAGAGCTATTGCTGAGAGATTGGGGTATAAAAAAGAAGAGATCTATGTTGTAGAGAGTTGTGCTTTGGCCCATGATATTGGCATATCTCCTTTTGGGCATTATGGAGAGGAAATTTTAAATGAATTAAGCCAAGGAATTGGAGGATTTGAAGGCAATGCCCAAAATTTAAGGGTGCTAATGAATTTAGAGAAAAAAAGGCCAGATGAAAAAGGGTTAAATTTAACTTATCGTACTTTATTAGGAGTAGTAAAGTATTTTAAAAAGTATGATGGTCAGACTAAAAAATTTATTTATGATCAAAATTATGATCAATTAAAAGAAATCTTAACTAAATATGATCTCACCCAAAGAACTTTAGATGTTCAAATTATGGATTTAGCAGATGAAATAGCTTATGCTGCTCATGATTTGGAGGATACATTAAGTATGAAATTATTTAATATTGATGAAGTTTTATATGAGTTTCAAATAAAGTATGGCAGAGAAAGTATAGCATATCAAAAGCTGACAAAGGCTGTTAAGCAAGCAAGAGAAGTAGCTAAACAAGGAGAAATTTATAATTCATCTGAAGAATATAACTTCTTATTTAACAAGGAGTTAACCTCTAATTTAGTTAATGAATTGATTTGTGATCTTGATTTAGTAAAAGTTAATAAAAAACATAAGCAAAAGACAGGGACAGAACATAAGTATGAATTAGGCTTTAAAAAGCTAGCAAACTTGGCCCAGGGACTTAAAGATATAACTTTTGAGTGTATTAATCGTACTGATTTAATTAAAAAGTATGAAAAATTGGGGGAGAAAGTAATTAGAGGTCTATATAAGGTATTTAGTGACCAAGATTTTAATGCAGATAGCCGTTTTTTACCAGTTGAGTTTAGGGCCAAAGATGTTAAAAAGAGAAAGAGATTAATCATTGATTATATTGCAGGAATGATGGATAAATATGCAATATCTACTTACGAAAAGTTTTATGGAGCGGGGAGCTTAGATGGTATCTATGAATAG
- a CDS encoding ISLre2 family transposase, with the protein MDNIIQQFEENISIELEKILKEVLLDSGRDISEVINLIKSNLDELGRKLSKWVIEIVDETIKESTKRKKEWKIVKKKQRKLMTKFGEVKYKRRYYRSKSSDKYKYLAEERLGIKKYQRMDSSLEAELVDLASENAYNKVGKEAVDDLEISDQTVMNKVRKLGQIENNELNEVTEKREVNCLYIEADEDHVALQNGKKSMPRLVYIHEGISEVGDKRELKNKYYFSGVYKDSEELWLEVLDYIDENYKLEKVEKIFLLGDGAPWIKSGLKWLPKSKYILDRYHLIKYFRRASRYGRKEVKEKLWSGLEEPDQELVKEAFSELISNEENEKRKSLIRKSRHYIYNNWDGIVNYTQDKDAIGCSAEGHISHILADRLSSRPMAWSKTGVDQMSRLQAFKFNGGNKEKLKELFLRKEEKIKKEETLTEIESKTINSKLKKKFAQSKKNIPSINIGRRTGLTRALKAIV; encoded by the coding sequence ATGGACAATATTATACAACAATTTGAGGAAAATATCAGCATTGAATTAGAAAAAATATTAAAAGAGGTGCTATTAGATTCAGGAAGGGATATATCAGAAGTAATAAATTTAATCAAAAGTAATCTTGATGAGTTAGGTAGAAAGCTTTCTAAATGGGTTATAGAAATAGTAGATGAAACAATAAAGGAAAGTACTAAAAGAAAAAAAGAATGGAAGATAGTAAAAAAGAAACAAAGAAAATTAATGACTAAGTTTGGGGAAGTGAAGTATAAAAGAAGATATTATCGTTCTAAAAGCAGTGATAAGTATAAATATTTAGCAGAAGAAAGATTAGGAATAAAGAAATATCAAAGGATGGATAGTTCGTTAGAAGCTGAATTAGTAGATTTAGCATCGGAAAATGCTTATAATAAGGTAGGTAAAGAGGCAGTAGACGATTTAGAAATAAGTGACCAAACAGTGATGAATAAGGTAAGAAAGCTAGGGCAAATAGAAAACAATGAATTAAATGAAGTAACAGAAAAACGGGAAGTAAACTGTTTGTATATAGAAGCAGATGAAGATCATGTAGCTTTACAAAATGGGAAGAAATCAATGCCTAGATTAGTTTATATTCATGAAGGAATAAGTGAAGTTGGAGATAAGAGAGAATTAAAGAATAAATACTATTTTTCTGGAGTATATAAAGATTCAGAAGAGCTGTGGTTAGAAGTACTGGATTATATAGATGAAAATTATAAGTTAGAGAAAGTGGAAAAGATCTTTTTACTAGGGGATGGAGCACCATGGATTAAAAGCGGCTTAAAGTGGCTTCCTAAGTCTAAATACATATTAGATAGATATCATTTAATTAAGTATTTTAGGAGAGCTAGTAGATATGGAAGAAAAGAAGTTAAAGAAAAACTGTGGAGTGGATTAGAAGAACCAGACCAAGAGTTAGTTAAAGAAGCTTTTAGTGAATTGATATCTAATGAAGAAAATGAGAAAAGAAAGAGTTTAATTAGAAAATCACGTCATTATATTTACAATAATTGGGATGGAATAGTGAATTATACCCAGGATAAAGATGCAATTGGTTGTAGTGCTGAGGGACATATAAGCCATATATTGGCAGATAGATTAAGTTCAAGACCAATGGCTTGGTCAAAGACTGGTGTTGATCAAATGTCTAGATTACAAGCATTTAAGTTTAATGGTGGAAATAAAGAAAAACTGAAAGAATTGTTTTTGAGAAAGGAAGAAAAAATAAAAAAAGAAGAAACTTTAACAGAGATTGAATCTAAAACGATAAATAGTAAGTTAAAAAAGAAGTTTGCTCAATCTAAGAAGAATATACCTAGCATAAATATAGGAAGAAGAACAGGTTTAACTAGAGCTTTAAAGGCAATTGTTTGA
- a CDS encoding RHS repeat-associated core domain-containing protein: MQLVKKARKKLIYQHGSGEDDYYQYKYTYNKNNNQLKNYSLSKYSHYNYTYNENGSVTSKKLVHGKIGDNGELISAGDPLQETTYKYDLRNQLRQININDHQINFKYNTKGWRIKKDNGIRTTYYLYGKGQQVLEERDRTNQLNRFFIYGQNGRIASVNGEGELKYIISDQLGSTSVITDEEGNEVMRYKYSPFGNLIKSKGNTEDSYRFTGKEFDGMTGLYYYGARYYDPTIGRFITEDPVQDGWNWYTYCRNNPLKYVDPNGLDTELHVEEDSPDYYYFTDLGFGVYESKDLGFHINAKAAANGQRVYKLGSENPYACLRG, translated from the coding sequence TTGCAGTTAGTAAAAAAGGCTAGGAAGAAGTTAATTTACCAACATGGTTCTGGTGAGGATGATTATTATCAATACAAATATACCTATAATAAAAATAATAATCAACTAAAAAATTATTCACTAAGTAAATACTCTCATTATAATTACACCTATAATGAAAATGGAAGTGTAACAAGTAAAAAATTAGTCCACGGTAAGATTGGTGATAATGGAGAATTAATATCTGCAGGAGACCCTTTGCAAGAGACTACTTATAAGTATGACTTACGGAATCAACTAAGGCAGATAAATATCAATGATCATCAGATTAACTTTAAGTATAATACTAAAGGTTGGCGGATTAAAAAGGATAATGGAATTAGGACAACTTATTATTTGTATGGTAAAGGACAGCAAGTATTGGAAGAAAGAGATAGAACTAATCAGTTAAATAGGTTCTTTATTTATGGTCAGAATGGCAGGATTGCTAGTGTAAATGGAGAGGGAGAATTAAAGTATATAATCAGTGATCAATTAGGTAGTACCTCTGTAATTACCGATGAAGAAGGAAATGAAGTTATGAGATATAAGTACAGTCCCTTTGGTAATTTGATTAAAAGTAAAGGTAATACTGAAGACAGTTATCGGTTTACAGGTAAAGAGTTTGATGGGATGACAGGATTATACTATTATGGTGCAAGATATTATGATCCGACAATTGGGAGGTTTATTACAGAAGATCCAGTACAGGATGGGTGGAATTGGTATACGTATTGTAGAAATAATCCGTTGAAATATGTTGATCCAAATGGATTAGATACTGAATTACATGTAGAAGAAGATTCTCCAGATTATTATTATTTTACTGATTTAGGTTTTGGTGTGTATGAATCTAAGGATTTAGGATTTCATATAAATGCTAAAGCTGCAGCAAATGGTCAAAGGGTTTATAAGTTAGGCTCAGAAAACCCCTATGCTTGTCTTAGGGGCTGA
- a CDS encoding gamma-glutamyl-gamma-aminobutyrate hydrolase family protein: MRPLIGVTNYYVDSNELGALEDRTRGFTGQDMAMCTMDYLRGIRQAGGIPIMLSHIDDEEYLDNIVQRCDGFLFSGGADVDPQLYGEEPIKECGAITPKRDSFEIKLLAKVLKEDKPTFGICRGMQLINIYYQGTLYQDLTAYNDQTNHHRGLKFPKWYQIHEVKLEDNSQIAQAFGKTEIKTNSLHHQVLKEVGEGLEVTARANDGIVEAIEDKSKQFLLAVQWHPEMMFEKVAEQSKLFDYFVDNVKDLM, translated from the coding sequence ATGAGACCTTTAATAGGAGTAACTAACTATTATGTTGATAGTAATGAATTAGGGGCTTTAGAAGATAGGACTCGAGGATTTACAGGACAAGATATGGCAATGTGCACAATGGATTATCTACGGGGGATAAGACAAGCAGGTGGTATTCCTATTATGTTAAGTCATATAGATGATGAAGAGTATTTGGATAATATTGTGCAAAGATGTGATGGTTTTTTATTTAGTGGTGGGGCTGATGTTGACCCACAATTATATGGTGAAGAACCGATTAAGGAATGTGGAGCAATTACCCCTAAAAGAGATAGTTTTGAAATAAAACTGTTAGCTAAGGTGCTTAAGGAGGATAAACCAACCTTTGGTATCTGTCGAGGAATGCAATTGATTAATATATATTACCAAGGAACACTTTATCAGGATTTGACAGCTTATAATGATCAGACAAACCATCATAGAGGATTAAAATTTCCTAAGTGGTATCAGATTCATGAGGTTAAATTAGAGGATAATTCTCAGATTGCCCAAGCTTTTGGTAAGACTGAGATTAAGACTAATAGTTTACATCATCAAGTACTAAAGGAGGTGGGAGAGGGTCTAGAAGTAACTGCTAGAGCTAATGATGGGATTGTTGAAGCTATTGAGGATAAGAGCAAACAGTTTTTATTGGCAGTTCAATGGCATCCAGAAATGATGTTTGAGAAAGTAGCAGAGCAGAGCAAATTATTTGATTATTTTGTTGATAATGTCAAAGATTTAATGTAA
- a CDS encoding Na+/H+ antiporter NhaC family protein gives MEHYGLLSLLPTIVALGLAIWSKRVIESLLAGLLTGVLIMDTMVNGLGHSILFAIPNLFDVIVGHPANQEAGLQGIGILSGTSLPKIFIVVLMLGSFITVLEKSGGALAFGDWLAKKVKTKQGAQTATGIMGCSLFTSSYFSSLATGTVFRPIYDRIKISREKLSFFLDATAAPINVLVPVSGWVAYMTILVEENLPSVENGIAGLVKTIPYNFYNIFMIIFVFLLANNIIKDYGPMKKIEEKYARGEIDYNDNETDSVKDTKDGNASDMLWPLAASVISLVILGSWNYTLASVPFFSKLGVPSIPLGSRDMLLISFSLGLIVAFIKYVFSGLMSAEEFLDEAIDGTKSAITGGIIIILAVTLGDMVQVAAPEGLGGAKYIAAIAKGNIYPSILPFATFFICGAMSFSLGTSFGTWGIMMPLIMPIALTAGVNPFLAVAAVLSGGTFGDHCSPISDTTVMSSIGAGCEHMDHVNTQLPYALTVASIASVFFLVAGFIV, from the coding sequence ATGGAACATTATGGTTTATTATCTTTATTGCCGACTATTGTAGCTTTAGGCTTGGCTATTTGGTCTAAACGAGTAATCGAATCATTATTAGCTGGGTTGTTAACAGGAGTATTAATTATGGATACTATGGTTAATGGATTGGGCCACTCTATTTTATTTGCTATCCCCAATCTATTTGATGTGATTGTAGGTCATCCTGCTAATCAGGAAGCAGGTTTACAAGGAATAGGAATCTTAAGTGGTACAAGTTTACCTAAAATCTTTATAGTAGTTTTAATGTTGGGTTCTTTTATTACTGTATTAGAGAAATCAGGTGGGGCTCTTGCATTTGGTGATTGGTTGGCTAAGAAAGTAAAAACTAAGCAAGGAGCTCAAACTGCAACCGGAATTATGGGTTGTTCATTGTTTACAAGTTCTTATTTTAGTTCTTTAGCAACAGGTACAGTCTTTAGGCCAATTTATGATCGAATTAAAATTTCTCGTGAAAAATTATCATTTTTCTTAGATGCTACTGCAGCTCCGATCAATGTTTTAGTACCAGTTTCAGGTTGGGTAGCGTATATGACAATCTTAGTAGAGGAGAATCTGCCGAGTGTAGAAAATGGAATTGCAGGTTTAGTAAAGACAATCCCATATAATTTCTATAATATTTTTATGATAATTTTTGTATTTTTATTAGCTAATAATATAATTAAAGATTACGGGCCAATGAAGAAGATAGAAGAAAAGTATGCTCGAGGAGAGATAGACTATAATGATAACGAAACTGATTCTGTAAAAGATACAAAAGATGGTAATGCATCTGATATGTTATGGCCTCTAGCTGCATCAGTAATTTCTTTGGTTATTTTAGGCTCTTGGAACTATACTTTAGCTAGTGTTCCTTTCTTTAGTAAATTAGGAGTACCATCAATTCCACTAGGAAGTCGGGATATGTTACTAATTAGTTTTAGTTTAGGTTTAATTGTAGCATTTATTAAATATGTATTTAGTGGTTTAATGAGTGCTGAAGAATTTTTGGACGAGGCAATAGATGGTACCAAATCAGCAATTACAGGTGGTATAATTATTATATTAGCTGTTACTTTAGGTGATATGGTTCAGGTAGCAGCACCAGAGGGATTAGGAGGAGCTAAGTATATAGCAGCTATAGCAAAAGGTAATATTTATCCTTCGATACTTCCGTTTGCTACGTTCTTTATTTGTGGGGCTATGAGTTTCTCTTTAGGTACTTCTTTTGGGACTTGGGGTATTATGATGCCTTTAATAATGCCAATTGCTCTAACAGCTGGTGTGAATCCATTTTTAGCAGTAGCAGCAGTTCTATCTGGAGGAACTTTTGGTGATCATTGTTCACCAATCTCTGATACTACTGTAATGTCTTCTATTGGAGCTGGTTGTGAACATATGGACCATGTAAATACACAACTTCCGTATGCTCTAACTGTAGCATCAATTGCTTCAGTATTCTTTTTAGTAGCTGGTTTTATAGTTTAA